The stretch of DNA ATTATTTCCAACTGCGCTACCAGGATAGCCTGCGTCAGCTCTATGCGCGCAACGTCGAGTATTACAAACACGCGCTCGATATCGTGCAAAATCAGGTCAATGCTGGCGTTACCGACCCTACCTCGTTGTTGCAGGCGCGCTATCAGCTTCAATCCACCCAAGCACAGGAAACCAATGCCGGACTACTACGCGCGCAGTATGAACACGCTATTGCTGTGCTGATCGGCAAAGCGCCAGCCGATCTGACAATTCCAGAAGGCACTTTGGCGACAGCACTCCCGCCCCTGCCCAATGCGGTCCCTTCGAACTTGCTCCAGCGACGTCCTGACGTTGCTGCCGCCGAGCGGAATATGGAAAGCTATAATTCCGAGATCGGTTACCAGATCGCGGCATTCTTCCCAGATATCTCGGTCAGTGCCAGCTACGGCTATAGCGGCAACCCTCTACAAACGCTGATCCAGGCTGGCACACGTTTCTGGTCGCTTGGCGCTTCCTCGACTGAAACCCTGTTCAATGGAGGCGCTCGTTCCGCCGCTGTGCGCGAGGCCGAGGCGGATTACGACAATTCTGTCGCGACCTACCGGCAGACGGTGCTGACCGCCTTGCAGAACGTGGAAGATAATTTTTCCAATCTTCGCATTCTGCATCAGCAATATTTGCAGCAGCTCGAGGCTGTTCATTCCGCCGATGAGGCCGTTCGCGTTTCCCTGAATGAATATCTGGCGGGCACGCAAACCTATACGACCGTTATCACCAGCCAGCAGAACGCGCTCAGTTATGAGGTGCAGGCGCTTTCCATTCAGGAGCAGCTTGCAACCTCTCATGTTGCCTTGATCGTGCAACTTGGCGGCGGCTGGGATGTCAGCCAGCTTCCCAGCAAGGATTCTCTACAAACTAACAATCCTTTGCTTCCAGGCTTCATCCAGAAAACGAAGGAATAAAAAAGGCCCCGTTCCCGGGGCCTTTTCTTTGGGTGAGGATATTGGACTGATCGTCGCTAAATCGATTTTCCGACAAACACAGCCATAACGAGGAAAAGAACGAAAAGCGCGATGCAGAGGAAGAACAGGATTTTCGCAATCCCTGCCGACGCGGCGGAAATTCCCGTAAAGCCGAACAGACCCGCGATCAGCGAGATAATTAAGAATAAGATGGCGAGCTTAAGCATTGTTTAGCCTCGTCGTTGAACTCTAGCCGTCAACGCCGATTGTGAAACGAAGTTCACAATAAAAAAAGCCGCCCGAGATTCCCGGACGGCTTCTTTCGACGAAAAGTATGAGCGAATTAGTGGCCGACAGCCGTCACCGCTTCACCCTTTGCCAACAGTTCCTCGTTGTAGCGACGTGCTTCGGGAGAAATCTTCAGCGCCATCGTCATGCCTGCGGAAAGCAGATAAATGACGGCAAACGCCCAGATCACACCCTGAAGCCCAAAGCCGAACCAGGATTGACAAATACCAACGATCGCCGGGCCGACCCACGTGCTTGCGCCAGCGCCCAGACCGAGAATGGACAGAGCTGCCGCCTTCTCTTTCGGGCAGATTTGCGGCATCAGTCCGGAAAGCGGCACGAAAGCGGCAACGGTTGCGCCGTAGAAAATGCCGACGATAGCCGCCATCAGGAAGCTACCCGGATACCAAACCGGCACGTAATAGAAAAGCGGGATCGCGATAAACCCGCCGATACCGCCGAATACGGCAACGACGAAGCGATGACCCAGCGTATCCGCGATCATACCGGAAACTAGGTTGAACAGAATGTTGCTGAGAAAGATCAGCGACAACAGGTTCAGCCATTGACCCTGCGTGAAATGCAAATGATCGATGAAAAACGCTGGCATGATCGCCAAGAAGGCGTATTCCGAGGACGTATCAATAACGCGGACAATACCGGCGATAACCGTTTTCGGCTCACGCCACATGATGCTGATGGAACCAAAGAAAATGTCTTTGGTATCGACATGATCAGGCAAAAGACGCTTCGAACCGGTCGGCTCATGCGTGAACAGCAACGCCACCAATCCACCGATGATCACTAGGCCCAACGAGCACCAGAACGTTGCCAATTCGCCGATTTGCGGAATGGCATAGCGCGCGAACTGAGAGCCGAGCGTCGGCAGACCTGCCGAGAACGAGAACCAGAACCAGCCTGCCGCGGAACCCAACATGGAGGAAGGCGTCGCCGCCGCGATCCAGACCAGGAAGCCGTAAGCGAACAGCGGGTAGGCAAAGCCGCGCAACGTATAGAAGGTCAGCGCAAGGGTGAAGTTGTTCGGACCAAGGCCAAGCGCCAAAAATCCAACTTCAAGGATGGCCCACAGCACCAGTCCAATCCACATGACTTTCTTGGGGCCATATAAATCCGACATCGGCCCGGCAAACCATGCCGAGATCATCACGGTTATACCGTAAGTGGTGAACAGAAGGTTCACATCCCCCTGGGTGTGCCCATGATGAAGCATGAATGTGTCGAGATAACCGGCTTCAACGCCGTCGCCCACCATGAACAATAGCAGGCCGACAAATCCGAAAAACAGAGGGCGTGGAATACCAAGGATCTCGGCAATGCCGCGTCTATGGGGTGTGGTCGCCTCGGACAAGGAAGCTCTCCTTATTTGAAATCACGCGCCACGAGCGTATCCGGCCTCATTGCCGGACAACACATGGGGAACGTGGTTGCAGGCCCTACGAGAGTGCTCGGACCGAATTTGCTAAGTGCGGAAGACGGATAAGATATCCGTGAGCATGGCCTAAGCCACATAGAAACTTGCGAGTTCTCTGCAAGTTCGTTCCGCGACAAAAAAACCAACTTCGTGACAGCAAAATGCCAAAAATCGGTTTCAAGAAGCGCGTCTATATCACGTTAAAATGAAAAAGGCGACACAAAACAAAAAAACCGGCCACTTGCGTAGCCGGTTTTCTTAAAGACGAAAAATATCGGGGCGATTAGGCCGCGATGGCTTCATCTTCCACGTGGGTCTGAACCGGGCCGCTATCCTTGCCCTTGGC from Kozakia baliensis encodes:
- a CDS encoding efflux transporter outer membrane subunit, which gives rise to MTVSFSRSSSRRAMLLATLCAPMLSGCFMVGPHYHRPHPVISAHFKEAPQPPPGWQVAQPQMAEATKGEWWKIYNDPQLDALEAQVALSNQNLKQYEAQFRKAEALIDSIRAQLFPTLSGTFSFNRNSQGSQSRSASSGTVVNYTQTTTVNTWNTGPSASWTLDVWGRIRRQVQEEVTAAQASAADVANARLSYQSELAQDYFQLRYQDSLRQLYARNVEYYKHALDIVQNQVNAGVTDPTSLLQARYQLQSTQAQETNAGLLRAQYEHAIAVLIGKAPADLTIPEGTLATALPPLPNAVPSNLLQRRPDVAAAERNMESYNSEIGYQIAAFFPDISVSASYGYSGNPLQTLIQAGTRFWSLGASSTETLFNGGARSAAVREAEADYDNSVATYRQTVLTALQNVEDNFSNLRILHQQYLQQLEAVHSADEAVRVSLNEYLAGTQTYTTVITSQQNALSYEVQALSIQEQLATSHVALIVQLGGGWDVSQLPSKDSLQTNNPLLPGFIQKTKE
- a CDS encoding DUF1328 domain-containing protein, encoding MLKLAILFLIISLIAGLFGFTGISAASAGIAKILFFLCIALFVLFLVMAVFVGKSI
- a CDS encoding MFS transporter gives rise to the protein MSEATTPHRRGIAEILGIPRPLFFGFVGLLLFMVGDGVEAGYLDTFMLHHGHTQGDVNLLFTTYGITVMISAWFAGPMSDLYGPKKVMWIGLVLWAILEVGFLALGLGPNNFTLALTFYTLRGFAYPLFAYGFLVWIAAATPSSMLGSAAGWFWFSFSAGLPTLGSQFARYAIPQIGELATFWCSLGLVIIGGLVALLFTHEPTGSKRLLPDHVDTKDIFFGSISIMWREPKTVIAGIVRVIDTSSEYAFLAIMPAFFIDHLHFTQGQWLNLLSLIFLSNILFNLVSGMIADTLGHRFVVAVFGGIGGFIAIPLFYYVPVWYPGSFLMAAIVGIFYGATVAAFVPLSGLMPQICPKEKAAALSILGLGAGASTWVGPAIVGICQSWFGFGLQGVIWAFAVIYLLSAGMTMALKISPEARRYNEELLAKGEAVTAVGH